The Miscanthus floridulus cultivar M001 chromosome 17, ASM1932011v1, whole genome shotgun sequence genome has a window encoding:
- the LOC136518114 gene encoding uncharacterized protein: protein MSACPAPAVATFLLVALLACCCQAARAIRTHGGGGGGYVSAVGDSGMRRDGLRVAWEAWNFCNEVGQEVPGMGSPRGADCFDLGTSSDEHGQPVYSVAHLVTDADNRLGAGDPFPGSPPSTAPITDADLYAPAKELYLGDRCQVADSPAPWQFWMVMLKNGNLDTTAAICPENGRPARPFPQTSRFPCRGGAGCMNQPLLFHNRTALDDAGRWLRGGMFGTYDLDAGNRLGAGGDVSSYSVTWEKEVAASGGGGWAFHHKLRTSSKYPWLMLYLRSDATRGFSGGYHYDTRGMTKRVPESPDFKVRLTLEVKQGGGRNSQFYLMDMGSCWKNDGRACDGDTATDVTRYSEMIINPSTPAWCRPSRIDQCPPWHTFRNGSRVHRTDGARFPYGAYHVYCSPGNAARAEKPTTYCDPYSNPQAQEILQLLPHPVWGEFGYPTAKGQGWVGDPRAWELDVGAMSHALYFYQDPGTPPARRRWTSLDVGTEIYISDKGEAAEWTLSGFDVLVPEQQRASNSCW from the exons ATGTCCGCGTGCCCGGCACCGGCAGTGGCCACCTTCCTCCTCGTCGCCCTTCTCGCGTGCTGCTGCCAGGCCGCACGAGCCATCCggacgcacggcggcggcggcggcggctatgtcTCCGCGGTCGGGGACTCCGGCATGCGGCGCGACGGCCTCCGCGTGGCCTGGGAGGCGTGGAACTTCTGCAACGAGGTCGGCCAGGAGGTCCCCGGCATGGGCAGCCCCCGCGGCGCCGACTGCTTCGATCTCG GGACGAGCTCCGACGAGCACGGGCAGCCAGTGTACTCGGTGGCGCACCTGGTGACCGACGCCGACAACCGCCTGGGCGCGGGCGACCCGTTCCCGGGTTCCCCGCCGTCCACGGCCCCCATCACCGACGCCGACCTCTACGCGCCGGCGAAGG agctCTACCTCGGCGACCGCTGCCAGGTGGCCGACTCCCCGGCGCCGTGGCAGTTCTGGATGGTCATGCTCAAGAACGGCAACCTCGACACCACCGCCGCCATATGCCCCGAGAACGGCCGCCCCGCGCGCCCGTTCCCGCAGACGTCCCGCTTCCCGTGCCGCGGCGGCGCCGGGTGTATGAACCAGCCGCTGCTGTTCCACAACCGCACCGCGCTGGACGACGCTGGCCGCTGGCTCCGCGGCGGCATGTTCGGGACCTACGACCTGGACGCCGGCAACCGCCTTGGCGCCGGCGGCGACGTCTCGTCCTACTCCGTGACGTGGGAGAAAGAGGTGGCGGCGAGCGGAGGCGGTGGGTGGGCGTTCCACCACAAGCTGCGCACGTCCAGCAAGTACCCGTGGCTGATGCTGTACCTGCGCTCCGACGCCACCAGGGGGTTCTCCGGCGGCTACCACTACGACACCAGAGGCATGACCAAGAGA GTGCCGGAGTCCCCGGACTTCAAGGTGCGGTTGACCCTGGAGGTGAAGCAGGGCGGCGGGCGCAACAGCCAGTTCTACCTGATGGACATGGGCAGCTGCTGGAAGAACGACGGGCGCGCCTGCGACGGCGACACGGCGACGGACGTGACGCGGTACAGCGAGATGATCATCAACCCGTCGACGCCGGCGTGGTGCAGGCCGTCGCGGATCGACCAGTGCCCGCCGTGGCACACGTTCCGGAACGGCAGCCGCGTGCACCGCACCGACGGGGCCCGCTTCCCCTATGGCGCCTACCACGTGTACTGCTCCCCTGGGAACGCGGCGCGCGCGGAGAAGCCCACCACCTACTGCGACCCGTACAGCAACCCGCAGGCGCAGGAGATCCTACAGCTGCTGCCGCACCCCGTGTGGGGCGAGTTCGGCTACCCGACGGCGAAAGGGCAGGGCTGGGTCGGCGACCCCAGGGCGTGGGAGCTCGACGTCGGCGCCATGTCGCACGCGCTCTACTTCTACCAGGACCCCGGCACGCCGCCGGCCAGGAGGCGGTGGACGTCGCTCGACGTCGGCACGGAGATTTACATCAGCGACAAGGGCGAGGCGGCGGAGTGGACGCTCAGTGGCTTCGACGTCCTTGTACCTGAACAGCAACGGGCCAGCAACAGCTGCTGGTAG